A genomic segment from Pistricoccus aurantiacus encodes:
- a CDS encoding DUF6544 family protein → MTGSAVAPDGQPIQVRFERWSNANPEKVYRLQPFGGYLSAFQEFTGFRLPTHVEAGNGFGTDQYFPFFVVDVTDIDFPEWTT, encoded by the coding sequence TTGACAGGTTCCGCGGTGGCGCCGGATGGTCAGCCGATCCAGGTCCGCTTCGAGCGCTGGAGCAATGCCAATCCGGAGAAGGTGTATCGGCTGCAGCCGTTCGGCGGCTACCTCTCGGCGTTCCAGGAGTTCACCGGGTTCCGCTTGCCCACCCATGTGGAGGCGGGCAACGGCTTCGGCACCGATCAGTACTTTCCTTTCTTTGTGGTGGACGTGACGGATATCGACTTTCCCGAATGGACGACCTGA